NNNNNNNNNNNNNNNNNNNNNNNNNNNNNNNNNNNNNNNNNNNNNNNNNNNNNNNNNNNNNNNNNNNNNNNNNNNNNNNNNNNNNNNNNNNNNNNNNNNNNNNNNNNNNNNNNNNNNNNNNNNNNNNNNNNNNNNNNNNNNNNNNNNNNNNNNNNNNNNNNNNNNNNNNNNNNNNNNNNNNNNNNNNNNNNNNNNNNNNNNNNNNNNNNNNNNNNNNNNNNNNNNNNNNNNNNNNNNNNNNNNNNNNNNNNNNNNNNNNNNNNNNNNNNNNNNNNNNNNNNNNNNNNNNNNNNNNNNNNNNNNNNNNNNNNNNNNGTCCGTGTGTGTCAGCGCTGGTTTGAACTGAAGGGTATCGGTCAAATCTCCAAGGAGCATATGGGACATGGGACgacagatttccatgatattttttTAGGGCAACTACATGCAATCTTGGCATTGGCGCTTACTACAACTTAGTGTGTTTTCCGTCGTTTCGCATTTTTCCCTGCCCTACGTGTCATTCAGTTCATAGTGTAAACCGAGTTGAGCACACATAATCCAACACTCCTCAACGTGACGGCAGACGTGTTAAGGCATGTTTTACCCTGTTTGTAGAGATAAAAAGCTCAAACTATGCAAACAAAGAGGCGTTTAGGAACGAGGAAAATCCGCTAGAAAACACCACAGGTGTGCCTTGTTATGGCATTCATGTTACATCCTGTTAAGATCGTACTTACGCATGCCGTTCAACCTTGGGTGGGGTCTTTTGGACCTGGACCAAATATGCATTCACCCAACAAATGCATGAAGCAATTTGTCCCCTTATGATAGAAAGACTCTGTTTagttacatagaaagtagattccctcactttagacacatgagtagcactgacaagtttatattcctcgTGCGTTTtaacaaaccgaccatagctaaacccatacagtcctacattttcacgatTACCAAGatgcgagaagaagccgaacttttgtgttagactagatctgGGATGTTCACCTTCTTACATTCAACAAAAATCTGAAGACATAAGATTTTTTATTTGCCCTCATTTCATATGCCAGGGATTTTTTTTGCACAAATTTGTTTTGATTCAATCACATGTACGTTAAGACTAAGAAAATACAGTTAGCTTCTACcgttctcctacgcagagatgAATCTGCAATGGCCAAGTTGAAAAAGTATTCGCCTTTCAGTCGGTAGGTCGTGGGTTCGATCTCCGGCCGAGTCATATCATACAAAGACTTTTAAATGGTATATGCTGCTTTATCTACTTACATGTAGCACTCAaccatttgggaaagagtactGTATTGTaattgaacacacacaccactaccagtctGGTGATTACACAACGCCGTGTGGCCCAGGGGTACATGAACGGAGATGGGCATCGCCCGATGCGCCATTGAGGGCGGGATTTTTCTACACCTCGCACAGATAGGCATACATTATGGCGCACGCATGAGGCCTCTTTGTGTCTGAGCACGGCAAAACGACAAATCAGAATAGGGGACAACCGTGTTCTAGATAAAGTAAGTTGTGTAAAGGTTGGCATGCAGAACTGGACTCACAGAAAGCGTCGCTAGTTTcccttccaacatctgcttagaacGTTACGGTTGGGGACGCGAACCCCCTCTCGTCCGAGACCTGGGTTGTCACCTGTAGCCGACCAGGACGATTCCGCACCTGGCCAGGACGATTCGGCACCTTAATTATTTTACAATTATGTGTGTATATACTATGCAATGTAACGATTAATCGAAAGATACATGTGAATATCATTATGTTTGACATATGTTGTTTTGACGcgtttcctttttttcacaaaatctTACAAAAAATTCAACTTGTTCGATTGTTTTATATCTATAAGtgaattttcataaattttcgATTGATGTGAAAAATATCGAATGCCGAATCGTCCTGGGCCAGACGCCGAGCCGTTCAGGTGCCGACTTACTCAAGTTTTCTTCTTCGTAGTATTCTCTGTCATTATAATGTTCATTTAAATTTTTGTTTCGAACGATTACATCACGCTTACAGACTCTAAAGAACATGACAGAAAACATGTCGTTTGGATGAGTGAAAAAGGACCTGTCCGCGGCTTTTAATCTGTTTTTCGGTCCTATTGATCTAAGCAAGTTAGGGCATGCTATAACAGTTCTACGTGAGTACAACTTAAGAGCCTTTTTTTTAACTTCCTCAATTAGTTGTAATCACATGGTGAACCACATGTTGTAATCAGGTTAACATATATCCCCTTGTGATTGTCAGATTACGCTCTCCTTTGATTAGCGTGTGAAATCCGCTGGCGTGAAATCCGTGGCGTTCACAAAGAACGGAATGTTTACCAAAGAAAAAAAGGCGGCGTTTCTACAATTTGGAACTGTTTTTATAACCTGTGAGCAAGGGGCTAAACCACTTTTTGCTAAActttagaaatacatgtatggatatATATGATATCAAAAAAGGAATACACTATCAAATTTGGTTGCTTCTATGGAAAGAGATATGAATTTGACCAATTATCTCTTGTTGCTTTTGTACGTTCTTATATCTCTTAAACTCCATCAAAAGTGTAAAGTAGAATGTCGGCGTTTTTCCATAAGAACTTTTGAATCAACAAACCTCAAAAGGTTCGACCCGTAAAGACGAATGACTGATTGACCAAAGGAATCAATAGTCCAAATCCTCAAACACGGACACAAGGCGTTTCACTATAGTTCTTTCATTTGGCATCTGGCCAGAGCATCTGGCGTTTTACATTTTCTATTCTGGAAACTTAAGAAAAATTGACAGCTTATTACCTACTTATCACCTGCTCTTTCGATAGAATGCAATGTTGCagtgatagatatcaattttgtcTGCTCGACAATCATAAAATATTCATCCTGAAGACAGCAACTTCTGAATACGAAGTCCCAAATTAAAGTTGTtgggttgtttttttacaagaagGACGAGATGATGAGGAAATGTCCGTGCGGACAATTCAGTGCACACAAGCTTCCATTGAAACTGTCACGGTGACTAATCACAAAAGCCACGTTCAGAACTTCCTCAATTAGTGAGATGATCCCCCACGAAGTTGCTTTGGTGTAAACACCTGGCCATCCAAGTGGTTATGCCCCACGGTGATGTCAAACGACACGTACTCAGGAACGTTGAGTGGGCGAAAACGCTGTGTTTACGCGCGCTGCAATGTTAGAGCCGATTACGGTAACGGTTGGGGACAGGGTAGAGACAAGTTTCGACTTGTTGCACTGTAAGAAAAAGTGGCGGTTCGACATCACTCGTTCAACGTTTGACACAGAAAAGGGCAGCTAGGAAACGTAACGACttagcccgcccaacatctgctgcgattttaggccatgttgatttgattatatggaaaACATCCCTGGGAATCCCAAATTAAAACcgatgcaagcgtgcgaatgataagaaaaagtttggcccaaaaaaagttgcattcgttatgaaatctaagtggtctggaaggctgaacaaatgacagatTATTGAAAACCTAACAATTacttcttcatttttgttttcacagtcttcttctttgccattggaattgacgttgacattagtGTATGTTTCCCgacatattttttcttttaatctacggcatatatatGCTCcctttacagctgctttgtacgattcgatgcatggtggaaaactttattttttattttttgaaacGGACAAAAagtgatgcgcgcgcggatgtcatccgtataatcaaaccaacatggccttagctTAAGGCATCAACAAGTGGGCGTTGGTTCACGTACATGTAAGGTATTGGGGAAACAATGAGAAGCTGTTGACGCCTTGTTTATGTTTCCGGAACTGATACTGTTTAGATGATAGTTTCTAAGGGCAGGGTTGGTACGTGTCTTGACATGACTCACTTTGGGTGGCAATGCCTCATGCAGTAAATCTTTTTGAAGACAAGCAGAACAGAGAAACCTACGATGTACCCTGAAGTGAACTCAGGAGTTTTTTTTCCATGTCAGAAACTGACCGCCTCGAAACAGCGATTCTAAGGCTGGTTGTTTGGAGTCTATCATAAGGATATTTTGCATACGGACACTGCTAACTCAATGAGTATAAGTATAACAGAGAAACAAACTTAGTCGGTTTGCCGAATCATTTGGGAGGACAATATAAATCGGTCTAAATATGCTAAATGTAGAGTCACAAGTTGTCATCAGTTCTCAATCGTCAATTGTAGATGGTTCTAGATTAGTAAAGGTGTGAGAGGTTTCACGTcgcttccattgttttcaaaggCCTgcgtttttctttttttcgccGTAGACCTTTATTCCCAGCTCAAATACATATTTCAATTCAGGTACAATGGGTAGCTACATATTTCAATGGATAGATACATATGGGTTCAAGCATAGTGGGTATATACATATTTCAGGTCGAGTACAATGTGTACGTTCATATTTCGGTTCAAGTACAATGGCTACGTTCATATCTCAGTTCAAGTACACTGGGTACCTATTTCAGTTCAAGTACACTGGTTACATATATATTTTAGTTCAAATACAATGGATACATATACAAGCACAATGGATATACATATCAATAATAGAGTTCGCACATGGTTTGAAAAATACGTATGATATGATAAGGCCTGCGTTTTTGCTATTCAAGATGATTCAAGTCTCTGCCCTGACATGCCCACAACGGTTCATTATCCTCTATGCACCCGATGCTATTTGATGTTGACCATTCTTTTTGGAAAAGAGTCAACCACGTCACATGCCGATGACTCATAGAAAGACGGGAAAATACACATATCTGTTTGGAGTGTGTGCGGGTATTTCCGAGCCAGACTTCAGGGTGCCAAGACGATATTATAGAAAAAATTATACCCCCACATTTGATCTATTTCTACCTTGTTCTGTTTGTGGATTGTGGTAATTTCTACATGGTAGTAGAATAAGGGTTTTTTTCATAAGCCTCAAATACACTCTTTCCACAGGTCGTTGAACTGGGTTTTTTTCTTGACATGCGCACAAGCGTTCCAAATCCTGCATGCGCATGAGGAAATGTAATTTGATATTTTTTCCTTTCATCTCACTTTTTCTTGGAAGAGGACTTACCTGCGTCACATGTTGATCAGATGTGTATGAACTCTTTGTTTGGAAGCATTCACTTGAGTCGAACAGGTGTGCCGTCCATCCTATAAAAACCCATCGGTCCCCGCGCTTCTCCAGACCACTTCTACGGACGACCAGAAGCTGCGCCGATCAACTTCTCACCACCCAGACCCAAACTTGTAAGTTGCTTTTTGGTCCGCTCTTATGCGATTTTCTTCCTCCACTTTTCTAATGATTTCTCCATTTTTCTCAATTTCGATTGACTTTTGAGAATTTCTGGGCATTGTGTTAATTTTCTTGTgaatttcttcttcatttttcgTCTTCTTTCTTGATTTCTGAGAAATTCTGAATGTCGTATTCATTCCAACTTGCAGGGTACCCGCgaaatgtttgtttcttaaTTTTGTAGAAGGGTGCAAACTAATACCTCTGACGTTTTAGAGCTAAaagaacattttctaaaatcGTACGCTTACTTTTACCACCAGGCTCATCTCCCCAACAAGTTTGACCGAGCTGAGACAAAATGGTAAGACCTTATGATACTTTCATTTTCACGCATGCACATCTATTTTAGTGTGCTTAGCTTAATCATCATTCTTTTCTTATGATTCCCTGCATATATGCATGTGAAACCAAAAAAGAACGGAAAAACAGAGATTTAAATTGCAGAATGCTAAGATTATTTGAGACAAAGTTGTCTCAGGCAATGCGAGCGATTCCCGGCGGGAGGGCGGCTGTTCACGTCGGACACAACAGCATAGTCTGGTTTGTCCTCTGTAGCAGGAATGTGTACCTGTTGTTATTCTGCCGGCACAGAAACGACAATGAGCCCATTTCTTTACcttttttcacctttttttttgcaaaaaaaccCTCTTATTTTATCTGTCATTCCAGGCTACGATGACATGTACTCTGATGACTCTGGTGATACTGGCCTGTGTGGCAGGTGCTTTCGCTGTTCCAGCAGCCGCGCCCGCCCCCGAGGCGAAGGAAAAGTACGAGGTGGGTCATTGAATTCGCCTGTCCATACATTAAATGGTTCTGGCAACGAAATTCAACATGTCTTTTCCATAGAGacattatttcaaatacaatcaCGTAGTGAAAGATAACTGTCATGTCACTTTGCTAACCTCAAAGTCTTCTGACTAGTGTGCATTTTCACTACATGTTGGCGGATAGTTTAACTTTCAACTAATGTGTGTGTGCCACACTTACAGCACCTGACCCTGCCGATCAACGAGCGCGGGACGAAGTTTGACGAGGAAGTTGACGTGGATCATGACGGGAAGACCCTGCGCTTTCACGTGCCTGACCACAACACGGTGTCTGACAGCAAGGTCGTGTTCGACTTCAAAAATGTAAGCGCGCTTCTTGTTTTTTCACTATTAAAAATAGTATACATAGAATCCGCATTTAGCTTCATCTTCTTTCTACTGGTCTACTTTCAAAAGATAAGATATCTCCTGTCTTGatttcaaacatacaaaacttctttatttcttacattttccagAGGAAGGTGATGACCCTGTTTGAGAAGAGTCAGGGGAAGCATTGCCTGCTGTCCGACATGCCGGAAGACATGGCCTCGTTCGAGAGCGTGGAGGAAGGACTCAAACTGGTCGCTGTAAGTCGTGTTatagtcacatacatgtagtaactgttTCATTCTTCACTTTCACAGGCTGTGTATATCTCCTTTCCGACATGATTATGGTTCTTTTACTTTATGTTGACTTCTGATCTATCCCGTTCATGTTTAAAGTGCCTCATAGTTTTATTAAAAAGTCTATATAAGTTATATTGGTTTTGTTTCAAGCTCaattttattgtacatgtaatggctTCAAGAAGAATAGCTGAAACGACTAATAACGTTAACACttatggagatccaaataaaacaaaaattcacGGAGCAAATGTGCGCGAGAACCTTGCTATCTGACTATAAGCACAGTTATTTGTGCGGTGCTGATATCTGTTCTTTTTCCCAGGACCCCAGTGTGCCGACCAAAATCGTCCGTAAGACCTCCGTGGAGACCAACAAGCGCGTCCTGCTGGACCAGGTGTACGACAGGTCCTCCCTGAGCCCGGAGATGCAGGAGATGTGCGCCGGGCATGAGATCCACAGCGTGGAGGAGATTGGAGACGAACCAGAGGTCAAGGAGGGGGAACCAGGTATGTTGCAACTTGCAATATTTCTAAATACATCAAACTCCCAACACTTTGTAAATCATTTCAAGGTAGGCGCGAAGTATTCGCAACAGCTAACTTTGCTCTCCTAAATTTAAGCCAGACttgaaagttgttttcttttcttttacaatgTCAATGATTAATTCTTTGAACAGAAATAATGCATTTATTGACACTTAACAATTAATTCTGCTTGCCGTGTTGAACCCTAACACAGCAAGTTAAGGATGTGTTGTagtacaaaattcagctgtctcaTGACAGAAATGGTTGTAATAGCCCGTACAACGACTGTGAATAGCTAAAATTTCTACTGAAGTAATGTTCgattttgttcaattttgtttttcctACAGAGTCCGACGGTGCTGACGGAGGGTCCACCCGTGTTCGCCGGCAGCTAACCATCACCTGCCCCCCGCCTCAGTGGCATTGGAGTTGTACCCTCATAACCAACAGCTGTATCTACTACTTCACCTGCAGCGGAACTGGCAATCCTGGCCAGCCCCCATCCTACTACACGTGCACTGACAACCATCTCTACTCCGGTATGGGATGGGAGTGCACGCCGTTCTGCCCCTAGTAGAGCCCATGTAATCTATGGGCTTGCCTCGAGTTTGTACTTGACACAGGGGATTTCGATATCAAAACGTACACGCTACGTAGTTAGTTCTCTCACAATTGTGTGGCTGTTACATTTTGAGGAATGAAAATATGGCAACACTTTTATCTTGTACTTGgctgttcatgttcatgttacgcaatgatatttttaaaaacaaataatgatGTCTTTTCCTTCTACAgtgctgtatctgtatgtatttTTCGCTGTTCAGTTCTTATGCCAAATTGTAACTAGAGCTCGGGTTTCGCACCTTTTCCAAATTGCAACCCACTATTGATACTCAATGACATTGTCTGACATGTAACGTACCGATTTAACTATTCCATGTTATGCTTTGTACTGATAAATCATTACTTGTCAGTAACGAAATCTTTAATGCAAGCAGAGTGAGTGCACTTGTTCTGTTCGTGTATTCGTGGCGTTTCTTTGAATAACCTGTTCTTACAGCTTCTATTGGAATAAAAGAGCTCACTCAGGAATCAAGTGTTCTTAGCATTTGTTGGTACATGTGGTTGACCTTGGAGACTGACTACGAATAATCAAAATCAATCTGCATAGCTCACTACCTTAGACATCTGGGTCATAGCGCTGAATTGAACAGCAGTTACTATTGAACATTAGTAAGAAATAGTAAGAAAACATACCTCGTCTCCACTACAGTTGTGTCCATATCCGTTTGAAAGAAGACACAAACATTATCCTTAAACTAAAGAGATTATAGGCAGACCTTGAAAGACTGTTGCTCAAACCTTCCATAACCCTTGCCGTGTTGACTCGTGTGACAGACTATCCTATCATTTGAAAAGATTTTCAGTGTCCTGTCCCCGTCATTCACAATAGAACGCCCCTATAACCCACTGGTTCAAGATAGGTTCAGCCCTCAACGTTAAATAAACACCTGACCCTTGCGTGTCAGTATAACGTCTACCTGTGTATAATCGTAACCCAATATCCATACGCCATTATGGTTTCACACTATAAAGTGAAAACAACACGGTGCACCGTCAAGTGTAAACAGATGAGGGTAAAAAATGGATTTAACACCGCTCGTCACCTAATTACGTACAGGTAAGTTTTGTATTCATTGCATTAGATTCGATAATCAGAGGGATATGATATATGAACTCATAAATACCGAGGTGTAATACTGGCGGCAATTTAATGTTTGCTTCGCCTTCGACATGCCTGGTTTTAAGCCTTTGTTGTATTGAAATTAGAAGCATTCttgtttttctgaaatattcttttatgtgacaaacaaaaaaaagcgCTCGACCAAAAGAATAGGGTACCCCCGGGTACGGGCGCAAACTCTcctgaaaaacaacggatgaaatgacaaacatgtttttctgATGGATGTTTTGCTCGGCGAAGACTTCCCGGTACTACGATGTTTACCAAGGGCAATGTTGTTTGTGGCAGGACAACCCAAACGAACTTGCAATTGACACTGGTGTAGAACAACTCTTTGTTTCGCGGTGAAAACACTTCGTGGTAAAAACAATTGCTTCATATTCCTGTAATTCCAGGTAATCGACAGGAAATGCGTCAaataagtaacgttatacagatgtttttcttcttttaacttCACCGCAAAGTGTTTTCACCTCGAAACAAAGAGTAATCTACACAATCTCAAGTGGTAAAATCACTATAACTGGATAACGTTAAGTACTCTGtgttgaaattgaaaatgtttctaaatacTCATGGTAACGTTGCACTCAAAAACATGTCGGTGAATTTTACGCCTAGTTGTCATGTGATAACTAAGCTTTCCACACTTCCATTGTCGTTTGACACACGTACAAGCTCTTTTAAATCATTGCCGTCGGACTATACACCAGTACTGGACGTCGTGCTCTAAAATTGCGAACATCTGTTGGACACTGGGCCATGGTTATATTACCGACTTGTGCATGAAGTGTATTTGCTGTGTCCTGGTATTCGTGACCTAGTAGGTAGTGTGTGTGACAGTTTTATAGTTTATCCCTCTCCAGACATGTACACTCTCAGCTGAAGCTGCCCACACAGACGCCCAAACGGTCATTGAACTTTTGACTTCTACAAGGGACGTCTTTTTAATGGAATGAATGGATATATCCCCGGAGGCTTGATGAATAATTCATTCTCTATACAGTAAGCAAACACTGAAACTATGTCAAGACGCTTTGTGATAAACCGTTAGAATAGACAAGTCGTCCATCATACGTACCGGTTgcgtgaagaaaaaaataccatATGTGCATTTTCACCCCTAATTCAAACATTCAGATGTTTGAGAATCTTTACTGTCGAGTTCTGGAGATTACCCTTCGCCATCTACAGCATGTTCTGAGATGCTGCCGCCAAAATGATGGAGTTTCACACAGCTAGAGGTTTACTTGAAATTACAATAATGGTTTGTGCGCCTAGCGATCAATACCTTCCATTGTTGCACGCACGAGGACTCGGAACCTCGTGTCCTACTACTTCATTGTGCGTCATTCGTACCGGCCCGTGAAGTCACGAACAGGAGTACTATATACACTAGTCATGTGATTGTAGATGTAGTATGATATCACACTGTAATCGTACTTCAGCTTCATCACCACGACCTGAACTTAGCTTGTCATTTATGAATGTACTACGTTACAAGTACATTAAAGGTCTTTTACGTGTCCCGTTTATGGTGCAGGTCTGCGCATACACAAATTGTCACTCCCACTTTAAGGCTGTAGTCAGATCTTGAAATAACAAGAGCAGAAAAATGAGCAGTTATTCCATTTTCAGACGTCATTAACAAAGTAACGAGGAACCGACAAAGGTAAGTCTTTATTAGACAAAAATAGTATAATTGTATTCTTATCACCGGGAGTCAGACATACCAATATAATTCTTAAATGTCTCTTCTGCCGCTGTTTATATAGTAATCATTAGTGGAAGCAAGCAATATAGTTTTGGATTTTGCCTTGGTGGTACGTGTTTTCTTGGATTTTGATTTATGAAAACATATAACGTGCATATCGCGTGCGGTGAAAATGGGATACAACAGGGAGTCTGGGAACGAGTGCTGTACATAATCACGTGACGCATGAGAGCCACCTGTTTTCGTACCCGGAAGTCATCAAAGGTTTTTCCACGAAAAATAGAAGTACCATCATGATGATTATGTTTGACCCTGACAGACTGGATGTTTGGACTGTACGTTGTGTGTCTTTGGCGTCTAGGTTGCCTTGTTGTTCTAGACCTTAGGAggtaaagaagaaacaaagttGAAGGTAAGTCAGGGACGGCGATTCAGTT
The window above is part of the Branchiostoma floridae strain S238N-H82 chromosome 14, Bfl_VNyyK, whole genome shotgun sequence genome. Proteins encoded here:
- the LOC118430373 gene encoding uncharacterized protein LOC118430373, producing MATMTCTLMTLVILACVAGAFAVPAAAPAPEAKEKYEHLTLPINERGTKFDEEVDVDHDGKTLRFHVPDHNTVSDSKVVFDFKNRKVMTLFEKSQGKHCLLSDMPEDMASFESVEEGLKLVADPSVPTKIVRKTSVETNKRVLLDQVYDRSSLSPEMQEMCAGHEIHSVEEIGDEPEVKEGEPESDGADGGSTRVRRQLTITCPPPQWHWSCTLITNSCIYYFTCSGTGNPGQPPSYYTCTDNHLYSGMGWECTPFCP